The sequence TGATGCGTTATTTCCAAAGACGAGGGCATTGCGATTTTTCCATATGTAATAGGTTGTTACCCAAATCACCGCTTGCCAAATCTGAGACCCCAAGTTATCACGAATATGCGGAGAAGGGCATAAGGCAAGATCGGAGTAGGACGTGATTGGGAGATTATCAAAACCCCACCACAACCGAACCTTTTCCCACATAGACGCAGCTGATTTGCAGGCGACAAGTGCATGGTTGATACTCTCGATATCGTCATTGCAGACCGGACAAAGAACGGAGTTAAGGTCAATCCCTTTGTTATCTAATTCGATTCTAACAGGGAGCCTATTTTTTTGCACTCTCCACATGAAAATACCAATTTTTTGAGGGATTAACTTGTTGAGCAAGGTAGGTTCGGGCAGGGGCTTATTGGCCAAGAAAGCATTCGTTAAAACAGCAGCTAACGAAGCCGAAGAATATTTACCATGCTTTTCATGTTTCCATGTCCATGTATCTGGTTTACCACAAGCAGGGGGGATCACATTTAGAAGTTTTTCCAGATTTTCGAGATCATCCGCCGCCCTCCACCTTGGTTGCGAGGTCCATTCCCAGGTGATAGAAGGCCTGCTGTCTGACCAAGAGATTCTGTCAGCAACCGAAGCGTTTTTGTGGAGTTCAAGTCTATGTAACCTGGGATATTTGAGAAAGAATGCTTCGTTACCACACCATACCTCATCCCAAAAGCTTGTGTCTGAGCCTGTGCCTATCACTTTAACGAAAGAATTAGAAATATCACACCCTAACATGTGGTAGTTGACTTGTAAAGAAACAAATAAATGTTGGTACGTCCTACGGTACCCAACAAAACAAGTAAGAATGTGTTGAAAAAACAAAAACGGTACTCTAAATGTGTTTGATATAAAAAATTTCACATTGGGTTAAAATTTTCGCAATCTTGAGTAACTTGAACAGAGGATTCCTCCTCCCTTAATGTTTATTATGAAATTAAGAATATTAAAGCATCGTTTGGCTCACGGAATTCAAAGGAATTCCGgcagaattggaattgaatttagacatgacgtgtgtctaaattcaattccaatttcGTCGAAATCCTAGtggattccgtgagccaaacggAGCCAAAAATTTAATATCTTTTTTTTGGTTTTGATAGAATGTTAATAAAGTCCGATGAAAATGAACGTTTAAATACAATAAAGGTAAAAGTGTCCATGCCCAAGAAAGAATATTAAATTTGGAATTATTGAAGGACAATAAATTAGTGAGGACTATAATAATCAATACAAAATGAATTAAAGGAAGGACCAAGTTCAAGAAATCCAGGGGTGTCAttgagccgagctcgagctcggtTAGCTCAGGGCTTGACTCGTTTAAGTTTTATAGAGTTCAAGATCAAGCTCGACTCGATTTGAGCTTAATATTTTAACTACAGTTTCGGCTCGTTTGATATTTTTTACAAGTTCGAACTCGACCGGAgctcaacttgtaattacataataGTTTTTTTTTCTACGTATATCTTTTATATACTATTTGTTTATGTTAACTTTATTCACGTATaataagtataataagtatatatatatatatatatatatatatatatatatatatatatatatatatatatatatatatatatatatatatatatatatatatatcattattattttaactaccagttatatttatataatattaattatacaattatattatatatattaaatattatatttttacgaAAATAATTTCTAGTTATTGTGTATTGATGAAAAGTTCGTTTAGACTCACGAGCTTGTTCGAACTTGACATATAAAGTTCCGCTCGAATCGAGTTTTTAATGAATTGAGTTCGAATAGCTCGCGATTAGCTCGACTGATTTATTGAGATTGTTCGAACTTGATTTACATCCTTATTTTAGTTAGAggttttctatatctatataaaattCACATAGAAGTATTAAGTAAATACGTCAATCAAATTGTTTTGGGTTTCTCACTCTCTCCCTCATCATGTGATTGATACTTTGATACATATACTGTAATTTATACAAATAAATTTGTGTAAATGTTGTGTGAATATATCTTTTCGGTTCTAGCATGGATGGATGTATCcgcagtttatttatttttatttattgtttaatagttaaaactagttatcgaaccctcgcttcgcgccgggggttcgattttcaatgtattttattgcgtttagtaaaattattttgtggctaacgatgatgtcgttgaagcgcaactcgagtcgaactaaaaggtataacccgtgagagatttaaatgttattttaacttaacaatatatgtgcatctccgcgttttgcgtatagctagtgacattgtgttcctaaaattattccgagtttaacgatggtgtcggaaaaatttaactcgttgcgagcgagaagatatgacccgttgaatatttgggtggagtttatttaagattttttatgaaaattgttatttgacactttaccccctgtttgggggtcaATTTGGATTTTCcaaaaaagtgtggggggctttgTTGGCAAAATtgaaatttagttaaaaaaattttaaaaaaaggtGGGAAGTCGAAAATACCTATGATTACTGTTCATAACTTTTTCTATtagttagtatgtaaataaataaatgttaATTACTTTAATTTTAAAGTGTTTGTTTCTTAGCAACGACACCACCTTCACCAAACGACATATTTAAAGATCTAACCAACACTTTCACATAATCGAAGCATTTCAAAATAAAATAAATGCAATTtgaataacttaataataattctgTTAAATTTTAGGTAGCTCATCTAATCTAATATCTAATATTAAATATATTCCGTAGAACAATAAAAACAAATTAACTTATGCCCACTGAACATTTTTTCTTTTATTTCCCATTATTAGTTTAAAAATCTTTAAAATGATCCTTAAAAATAGGATTATATTAGGTTAGCTATATAACGTAGTCATCAATAAACTTTAGATTATTGCTAAACTTATATAAAGAGATCGATGTCTTAAGTGAACACCGTTCTCTTAGAAGATTGGGGACAACAATGCTCAAATAATGGTTTTATATATCATCTCATTTAATACGTCATTAACACACCACAATTCATCGCGCATATAGTACATGGTTTATCGTCGATCACTTAGTTTTTGGAGAGATTTGCCGAGTAATCAACATCGGTCAAAATTGATCAATCTTTGGTCATTTAGGATCACTCGGCAACTACTCGGTCACCATCTGATTACTCGGTCAACATCCAGTTAATTGGTCACCATAAATTGGGGATCAAGATTACCCAAGATCAATCGGTCAAAGTAGGGAATAATCGGTCAAACTAGGGATTaatcagtcaaaattggtcaaagtcaaacttcgCCGAACTTAGTCATCCAATTACTCACAGATTTGACCGTTTACTCTCACCAAGATCCTGATTGATTAGTACTCGGTTAATGATTTTTGCGACGTTAATCGCTCTAAGGTTGTCGCTAGTATAACCTTATCAGATAAATTTCTTTAGACATGGACAAAACTTTGAACTTTAAGATATAAATACACAAAGAAAATTTGATGGATGACTAACCCAGATTACCTCTTCCTTTGCGCTACAACACTCGAATATTCTACAACAAATTCACTTAAGCTTTCAAGCATTATTCGTGATTTGTGGCAAGAGAGATTCTAACACTGTTTTAGAATCTGTGTGCGTTAAATTACTGTACTATTGTGGTTAACTTGTGAGTTACTTCGAACAGATAAATTTGAAATGAAATAGTACTTAGTGAGCACCATAGACCTTGTCTATTAAATCTAACTTAGAGGTCCTAAGTGGAAGCAGTGTTATGTGTGATAATGCAATTTAGTGGCTTTTTGTAATAACAGTGTTCTTAGTGATACTGATGCTTATTGGTAACAAGTGTTCTTGATGATACTTGTTGTGATCTTTGTGGTCACATTCTTAGTGGCTCGTTGTGAGAAAGGATATCTACTGGATTTGAAGAATACTTAGGGGAACTCTCAATTAGCGAATCGAGAAGTGGATTAAGATATTTAAAACCAAAAGATATTGGTATACTAATTTGAGTGGATGGGTCACAGTTTGAACATTGTGATGGAATGTCATCAATCTTAAATCGATTACAAGTACCATAAACATTGTTTTGGTTACACTGTGAACTAAATCGACGATTGTCACCTTAACCATGATTGTTACAACCTCGGAGTGCTTCAGGACAATGATTgcagcgattgttgttgttgttgttgttgttgttgttgttgttgttgttgttgggctgataGTAAATGGGCCGGGCATCAACCAATAACTTTTAAATATTCATTAGgtattactagtgaaatgacacgtgaaaccacgagtttgtttaaacgaaacagtttaatgatatgttttaagtattaagtgaacgtaaatgctaaagttatttagtttaatgacccgtggaaccacagagtccgactaagaaactcgtcagctaaacatttcatcaaacacctaaaatgcatattaaacaattcacatccaatcataagagataatattggttgtcattttattttaaaagtgtaaattaaaatataaatttagaattggtttccttctgcctatcttttataccttctcgtactcaattcaaaataattaattaaaataattcagaattatttaattttaaaaattaaaagaattattaataagatttaataataataattaaataattaattaagatttaattttaatttaaaattatttagattaataataTCACCCACTATGctaagattttttttctttttgattttttcttaacaaaggaattagtctaataatgacatcatcattatagaattttaatattaattgtagatAGATTAGATTGGTATAGATAGATTGGGTATATAAACATTACTAGGTTTTGAGCCAGTGCGATGCACGACTACTCAAAAACCTCATGTACATAGGTTTAGTATACAGCGAATTTATATAGACTTGTTGATTTGGATAACTAAATATTGATAACGAAATACATATGAATGATTTGGATCACAACTTTAGGCACATTTAGACTAAAATGGACCATTTATAAACAAAACGGTAAAAAAAGAAAGTGAGCTATAAACGAATGTACATAGTTTTAATAGGAGGAGTCATGTAGACCCAAACCCAAGAGGTATATGCTGAACAATAACTCCCATTTCGAACATTAATTGAATACATCAAAAGTAATCGGTGTTTATGAATGTTCTACACTTTAGTTTTTAAGTTCATTTTCTATGAATTATTAATTGcttaaattaaatttaattaattcatAAGCTGTTGACACGGATTGAATCAACCACTAAATGCATCTGTCATTTTAACACTATTTTTGAAAAGGGTGGTGATCCCTACACCACTTCTtatttgccatacaccaccaaatttATTTTTTGGCCCGTTTTACCCTTCAAATTAAATTTAATTTCCCTTGTCTTTCAAAGCGCTATCTCCTCTGCAATTATTTTAGGCCTCCTCTCATCTACTTCCCAAAAATCTGTTGCTACTTCTTTGATTAATTATAAAAACGGACACACATGTATTGACTCCAAAATTATTGACGctctatgatgttatgcgaggtgtatacgaaatagtttatattttactaggaaaaactattaaatacgatacaattttacacaagatatttatttatttatagaatggatatacttaaaccttgctacaacacttataggcagtgtacctaatcgtacagtagtgtagtttttagtaagtccggttcgttccacagggaaatctttaaccaaagctcaacgctatattaatttacttttataaaaatacaaacatatatataagtaatattattattataaaggggggtttttaccgtttaatgaccggtttgtcgattttaagattttagtcgcagttaaaacctaatgtaaaatataaaataaatacaagacttaaattaaagcgtaaagtaaataacgataatgaaattgcgaataataaaaatgcgataaaataaaattgcgataattaaaaagtacgataattaaaagtgcgattaaataacaataaataaaagtgcgataattagaagtgcaattaaatataaaataaaggaaattaaatatgaaataaaagaattatgcttatttaaacttccgtaatcatgatgtttgacgtgttgattttagttttatgctcatgggttaattgtcctttgtcctggattatttaatatgtccgtctggtttttgtccataacagtccatcagtcataaatataaagtgcaagtgtccttgtcaaattattattatacccgaagttaaatattccaactaattggggattcgaattgtaacaaggttttaatactttgtttaatgaatacaccaggttatcaactgcgtgtaaaccaaggttttactactttgttaacaattacaccaattacccttgaatgtaatttcacccctgttttaattattctagtggctattaatccattcccgtgtccggttaaatgaacgattattcgtacatataaatactccgcccatcgtgtccgatcgagtgtatatggtaatttatagggacgcccaattgtaaatctttatattaacattaacaaactttcatttagttaaacaaatataaagcccattaatagcccatagtctaatttccacaagtgttgttcttttgtccaaaccccaattatggtacaaagcccaattacccaattttagtaattagcccaacatcatgattacttcgttttaaataagcataataataacttagctacgagacattaatataaaaaggttgaacataacttacaatgattaaaaatagcgtagcgttacacggacagaatttcgacttacacccttacaacattcgctaacatacccttattattagaattaaaattaaaattaaaatataaattatatatatatataaattttacgtatgataagagaagaaaaagatatgaattgtgatcagaattcggttggctttatagggaatttcgatttttggggctccgcgactcgcggcccttttggccttcaaactccgcgagtcgcggagattgaaattacagctcacatcttttggagtctttcttgccgacggattttatatataaatataaaatataaataattaatataattatttatatattatattatattcttgtgcat comes from Rutidosis leptorrhynchoides isolate AG116_Rl617_1_P2 chromosome 4, CSIRO_AGI_Rlap_v1, whole genome shotgun sequence and encodes:
- the LOC139840547 gene encoding uncharacterized protein, producing MLGCDISNSFVKVIGTGSDTSFWDEVWCGNEAFFLKYPRLHRLELHKNASVADRISWSDSRPSITWEWTSQPRWRAADDLENLEKLLNVIPPACGKPDTWTWKHEKHGKYSSASLAAVLTNAFLANKPLPEPTLLNKLIPQKIGIFMWRVQKNRLPVRIELDNKGIDLNSVLCPVCNDDIESINHALVACKSAASMWEKVRLWWGFDNLPITSYSDLALCPSPHIRDNLGSQIWQAVIWVNTVDEQIEGEGKIGFFEGLAKRGLISPFSGTIVSDGSSNVLT